The genome window ACCTATGAGCTCTAAGGTAATATCTAGTGACTCCACCCATAGGGATtttcatccctccctctatgaaggcaatcatcaGAATTACTACCTCTCCGACTTGCCTATCCTCGTGCCATTGGCCCTCACTATAGTACCTAATGCCTACTCTTGGGGGGATCCTATAACTAGCCCTAAAGTTTTCTATCCCCTCCTCGGAGTCTGCCAGACACTTAAATCTACCCATTTCTATAAGGGTTTGGAGGGAACTTGAAAGGTTGGAAGGAGAAAAGAGGGCCGAGAAGGGGAAATgtatgaaaaacagaaaaatatatggaaaaataaagtGTAGAGATTTGTGAAGACTTATAGATATAAGGAGGGTCTCCTCAGACAGACTTTAGATATTTGTAGAGATCACAAATGAAATGGGAAGGTTGGCAGATTCAATGTATGTGTGTTAAAGCTAAGTGAATgctaaaagtaaaaataaggtTTGATTTAAGCGATATTTATACGAAGGAGAGAGTAGAGAGTGGGAAAGTTCCCACTCAATTCCCAGCGAGGCCCTCAACCGTAGGATTCACATCACGTCGTAGAACGTAGGGGACAAAGAGCTGTAATAATTTAATGAGGACGTGTCTCAAATGTTGCAGCGCCAGGAGTGTGTCTTGGGTAGTCAAAAAGGTGTCTTCATAAGCAGAGGGAGGGCGAAATGGGCACAGAGCTAATATAGGGACATCGAAATCCTCATTTCTTCCCGAAGAGCCAGAAAGAAGAATCTCGAGGAGCTATTGCAGGGCCCTTAGGCCCAGAAGTTCATTATCTATCAGTATATTGGGCCTATGGCCTAAGCCGAGAATAAGGATCTGCCCAAGGAGGAGAAGTCTTCGTCAGAGAAGACTGTGTTGATGAATAAAAAGGTGGAATTTGGTCATAATAGCTCAAGAGAGTGTGCTGAGGATGAAGGCGTCCTCGGCGAGACAAAGTCGAGGTCCTAAGAGATGGTTTATCAGCAAGGGTGACAATCCCGAAGATTCAGTTGGAGCGGACAAGTATTGCAGAGACATCAGATAAAAAGGAGTCCCAAAATATCTTAGGTGAAAGCTGTTgtctccgcattaaatgcactgtaaCTAACTCtttgaccgcattaatgtggaggtaatGTCTGAATAGTGGATTTCAGCCTAACAACTACTACATAAGGACTTATGGGGAGTGCTGAGGGGACAAGTATCTAAACCAACCATCTAGAATGCACGTGGGaggtggagatgaaaaggaaGGACATTATAAAATGAGAAGGAAGGAGTGAAAAAAGGATATCTgaaaaaggaggaaagaaaCACTATAGTAATTAAGAATCAATCTTGTAACGTTACCTAAGAGCATTATATAAAAACCATTGTCCTCGGCGAAGGatgtttttttttcaacataCACTCGTGTATTTTCATTCTTTAGACATCAAACCTACCTAACTTGTTGTTCAGTTAACTAAAGCCCAGTTTTTCTAAcccatatttttacaaattcattgttttgggcttggATCTCGAATCTGGTCCCTACAATTTGCAACACCTCATAAAGGACAAAACTaccccaaaacttaaaaaatgacaaaaaataacccaatttaaaaaaaaaataataaaaagaaaaaacccttgAAATgtccaaaatgaccaaattaccTTAAATCGTCCAAAGTGACCATTGAACaattaaaatgttcaaaattactaaaatacttTCAACAATGACCAACTACTCTCAAAAgctagaaaatgaccaaaagaccCCCAAACCACTAAAATGAGCACAATTATCCTAGAAACCTTcagaatgaccaaaatattcgCATGACGtctaaaatgactaaaagaTCCCCCAAAACCACCAAATTGGCAAAAATACCCTCCCTTTACTCAAGTCtctaaaattaccgaaatattcctaaaatgtccaaaattaacaatatacccctaaaatgaccaaaatacttccaaaaTGTTTCAAGTgaccaaattgaccaaaatactacTGAAATATTAGAAATCTATTGTGTGAAGGattgattttataaaaattgaaatctcTAGTCTTTATGGAAAATTAATCATCAATGATAATTTTGTACaactatggttttttttttttttgggtgaaactATTTATGATTTGAATTGATTTCTATTGTCCCACAATTTTTGGGACTTTCTTGAAGTGAGTGTAGTCACctatatattttacaaaaaaattattattattaattaaaaaattttggggcttTTTTCTATAAGGGCCTAGGCAATTGCCTATAAGTGGTCTTACCCAAGGGCTGGCCCCACACGTGCACACACGCGGATGTGTAGCATCTATTAATAAAGAATAAGTCTATTGCCATACATTTTGGCATAACAAATGCCACAACTCGTTCATGTggttagttgtggttggtgtaGGGGTGGCCTCACATGGACCATCAACTATGGCGAGTTGTGACATTCGTTATGCTAAAATGTATGGCACTAGACTTATTCATTAACAAACCTCTATGCAACAAGTttaacaaccccccccccccccccacacacacacacacacacacacatatatatatatatatagagagagagagagagagagagagagagagagagttacctGCTAGACCTGCTCGAATGGGTTCACCGTGAGAGTCTTctatttgaagaagaaaactctGATTGCTGAACTCGCAGAAATCCTCCATTGCCATCTCCAAAGCTACTTTCTGTTCTTTACCAATACGTGAACTGCCATCTATAATGGCACCTATAACTCGTTTAGCATGGCTGTTTTTTGTTATCTCAGTGCTTCGGTTAGTGGGCGCTTTTACCGCAATCAACAAAAGTATGGCCAATAAGAAATAGTGAAAAGGAGGAAAAGCTTTCATATTGTACGGAATGTGGTACGTTAGACCcttcatacatacatacatatatatatatatatatgtgtgtgtgtgtgtgtgtgtgtacatggAGTGCAGAAATTTATGATCTTGTGTTTGATAATGGATTAATAATAACTGAACAGATTTTCTTACTTACTAATTATTCTTCTTATGACTACATACCAAGCCGGATAACATCAAAACGAGCAAGGTACGTAGGAACCATCACAAGAATTTCCTCATAGAATTCTTGCAACTTTCGGGCGTCATGTAAACAAGGACTAAACGTTTAACATTTTGAATTCAGCAGGTTCGTCAAAGTTCAAGTgggatgcaaaaaaaaataaaaaaaaattgaaagaaaaggaTGAATAAtgctattatttattttgttgttgtggttCAGCTTGTACTGTTTTGGGTAagacaattaaatataatataggaGCGTCATATTCAAAAGTCAGTAATATAGGATTTGGAAATTGCTGATCTGGTTTTCGTTGTGTATACGTCAATCTTGGTTGTTGAAGCTATTAGTCCAACCATTGGACCAAGTAATTTCCTTGATAGAAATATGTAccttataatttttctatagATATTGATGGCTTAACGATGAACGTTTTATTTAAGATTATGGTAAGTATGTTGACTGgctaaagaaacaagaaaacaacTAGACAAGTAAGGACCCGTTTGATAGAAGAGTTTGAATAatgtgtttatatttttttgaaatacgtgtaggtaaaaaagtatgtaaaaatgcgtgtaatgttgtttaaaaactgaaatatGCTACTAAGATGTTCTACCAAACGGGGCCTAAATCTCCTTTCGCCTATGTGAATGGttgttttccttgtttttgtttttttttaaataattttttttaaatttttattattggaaAATGCTTGTTTTCCTAGTTTAGTCATAATTAGTTAAAAGCAGTGAAGATGCTTAGCACTTTCCACATTCTTTAGCTGAAGTGCAGGCATCTCAATTATTAGCCTTAATAGGGCAAGCAATGGCAATTAACTAAAACAAAAGCCAAGATGTGGAAATTAATTACAAGAATTTGTCTTGagtaaaattttaatgttgAAAGAATCAAATTGTAGTAAAGATTCTAGTATCAAGATTAACTCACAACTTTCTTTAACTGACTCgatcaaaactcaaaataccaGTAGTTTTACTTTAATTTTCCACACTAAAAATATTTGGGTTTACACTATTGCCCATGAATTCATAAGTACAGTGTTGTTGAATgtaaaataatcaaaacccTTTAATTTAGTCCTCGCCTTTATACTGCGGGTTGCATCATAATAAGAAGTCACTCTCTTGTTGAatgattttcaaatcaaaatttcaaagttccATATTTAGTACTTGCGCGGAAACTGCATGAAACTAACAAGAATATTGCAAGGAAATTCCAGTGGCTTTTCTCCCCCGCCCCTACGTGTGCTTTAATTGGTTGCATTGCAGTCTACCAAATTAGTTAGTACGTACgaaatgctattattattattattattattaaattactttatcttctcatattcatatatataatagttgAAAATCCGCATATATATCGTCTGGGCTTGGTATCCCTTCACTCCTTCACCAGGAATCTtgctcttctcttctcttttcaagTCAATTTCTTTTCATCAGGTACCGCGAAACTCAAAATCCTTACTTGTTACTTGGACTCCACGTTGCGCTTAGGCTCTATCTAGGTAGTACTAAATTGAGAATAATTTTAGGAATATACTTTACCACATATTTTTCCACAACTATCTTATATGAACTCATAGTATGTCATGTAAGAGTTATTATACAATAGGATGTGGCTCTATATTTTTTCCTAAACTAATAGGACTACACTTTTTCACCTCAAACTATTATCCTAATTATGCACTGAActatatattgaaaataaaacacGATTAACTCCAAAACTAGAAATACTTTACTGTAAATTCTTGCCCTTTTGTTCTACTATTAACTCTCACTAAATTTAGTATTGAAAAACCAATTTATCCCTCAATTGTATGTTTTGGAGAAAGgcaaattagttttttaatgCTAAATTCCATTATAATTAACACCAAAATAGTAGTAAAAGGGACattgaaatataattataacTTTATAAGATCAATCACgcatttcaataatttaaagaaTTAAGTGTAATCGGGTTTATGGTTTATAgtgaaaaaatgtaatttgtccaaactaattatatattatgatgGCAATCAAAATcatgttagaacttagaaggtGAAGAGATACTAGCTTGCAACCTGCAAGCAATTCTGCCAAACCTAAAAGtattctaaataaaatatatttaatagcAATCTTGTACGCATATATAAAGTAAAGGGGACCAATAGTTCTAATAGTTGTCCTCTCTGAACGAAATGGACAAGCTTGGTCCTCTGTGGTGTTTCTTGGTCTTTGTTTACATATTTACTCAGACTACAAAAATTAATGGTAGTACTAACACAAAAGGAAATGACAGCGTTATGGGCGTTATAGGTGCAATTGTAGATAATAGTTCTCGTATTGGCAAAGAAGAACGTTTAGCAATGAAGATGGCACTGGAAGATTTCTATTACAAGTTCAACCAAAGTTTGGTTCTGGAAGTCAGGAACTCTCAAGGTCAGCCCATTCAGGCAGCTCTTGAAGGTAACAAAATATATCATACTTTTTTCGTTTTACTGAATTATCTAGACCTTATGCTCAGATATGAAACAACACTCTCCAATTTAATTAGCTTGTTTAAGAATATTTCGGTATCCAAGCAACCTGATCATGATAATAATGAATTCAGTATGGATAGAGTTTCCCTCCAATTCTTCAAATTCAGTATGTGGTAACTTAAAAAACCATTCACCTGAATTTTCTTAGttacataatttatttaataattatatgacttatttataatatttaaagatTAATATGGTTTAATGCAAGTCAATGGTCTTATCCACTACCACCTAATAATGGTTTGAAGGAAAACTTTATCCATCAACTATCTAGGAGTATAACAAGTGGTCTTATCAAACACTTGTTTCTtgtcttcctttctttttcttaactAGCTAACATCTCATGTGATGCGTGACACTATTATAAgttgatataaaaatatattgtaaaaaattattttattgttcataTATAATTAGGTAAGTATTATatttgagaattgagaattACTTATAtgacatatcataaaaatagaggaaaagtGAATAATTGCTATTGACTTGAGTAAAAATTTCATATTCCTTATCAATTTTCTCTTgtcaaatttaaaacttaaaaaataatcatataaattaggAAGACCATTATGTCTCTCAGTGCCATTGCTTGGAAGACCCCAAATTTAAATAATCCCTTCCAAATTATtgttaggttaaaaaaaaatattaattccCTTTTTATGTTAATAATTAGGGCACcataaaaatttgattaataCTTAAAAATGAATGCATGTACTTAActaaaatcatgagaaaaaaattaatatttttttataaataaaacactattattctttgctgaaaaaaaattaagcatgttaaaattattttaaaaattcttaaaatttttgctAAGGTAGAAGGTTAAATTAGGAGTATTTTATTTCCTTCTCAATAAATGCACTACATGACAAAAACTTACGCTATTGTAGCTTGAAATAAAACATGTGAAATAAAATTATGTGTTGCCATGTTGGGAACCTATAGGATAATATATATTGaacatcttttattttaaaattttattagcCAACATGTTAATTTACATACTTGACATTTATACAATTGCAAGTCGTTTTTTTTATGCACAATACTATTAttaaatttgggatttttttttgggtacgaaatatatatatatatatatatatatatattgcttcaaaaattttattaaattcaaatattaaatacataaagttaTTTATTATCCAATATAAATAAGTAATTTGTTAAAACCCTTTTCTTAGGGTGGAAgattaaataaacaataaatatttaatttaaacatgaaatatGCTAAATAAAAGAATTCTTAAGGATGAATATTTTCATACATaaggtttatgtttttatttatttacttatttttaatttgataattataataagGGGTGAATGTATTCGTTGAAAACACTATAAGATGTTAGTTAAACTACAATACTCTTAAAAACATCATGAGATTcgtgcttttatatatatagattaatgaTTTGCCTCAACAACTCATAACTAGTATTCCACTTATTATCATAGCACTAAATTAGAGCATGATATCTGAATCTTATGCATAAATGAGTTCCGAAAGGCACCATATTATAAGTATcatagaaataatttttaatgaaaaatttgagtAAAGGACTGACCAAAGTAATTAGCTTAAGCAAAAGAAGACCATATCATTTGGATTTATATAATGTTTTATTCAGTACTGATTCCGTGGTGACAGTTGAAGATCATTCTCTGGTTCAAAGTTGATTCAAACTCAAAAGGAGATCAACAATAAATGAAgcacacttttttttcctttctttttttaatgtttacaTAAAAGCACACAATTtacaagaattttaaaatactgAATCGTCTGTGCAAGTGATAAATTCTCTGCTTTAATCTTTCGATTTCCGTATTtctctggatttttttttttttttttttttttttggaaaaattgaaaagaacaaGTTACACTTCATATATTCTTGTACGGTAAATCTATGGTAATGAGGCCTAATTGAGAAATTAATTAACAAGTACTTACTACTACGCGTGAGCTACTACCACGAGCTACTAGTAGTAAGTAGATTTTTAAcctaaaccaaaaaccaaaaaaaagggtAAGAATCAAGTAGTTTTTGTATCCCATTCAATTTCATCAAGGGTAATGATACTCTCATATCCACTATCATGTTTAAACAtaaacatttcttttttcttttctttttttctttttaaaatgtgTACATCAATGCATTAATTATGAATATTGTGTAAAATGGTAGACATGAAAGAGTGTAAGAGAATATTATCcctttaattaatcaaatttgcAGCTATGGATCTCATAAACACACAACAAGTGCAAGCCATTTTAGGACCTCAAACATGGGAAGAGACATCATTAGTTGCCGAGGTTGGAAGCAAAAGTGACATCCCAATTTTTTCCTTTGCTAATACAATTCCAAAATGGGCAGCAGAGAGGTGGCCCTTCCTGTTGCAAGCATCAACCAACGAATTTAATCAAATGAAAGCTGTAGCTGCTATTGTTGAGTCCTGGGAATGGCAGCGGGTCACTGTTATATACGAAGATAGAGATTCTTCAGCCACCAGTGTCTTACCTCATCTCTCCAATGCCCTACGTGAAGTTGGTGCAGAAATAAGCCAACTTGTAGCTCTTGCACCTTTTGCATCTTCTTCATTGTCTAAAGAGCTTGCGAGGCTTAAAGAAGGGCAATATAGAGTCTTTGTGGTTCATTTGTCATTAAGTTTGGCAGAAAAACTATTTGAAATGgcaaaaagaatgaaaatgataGAAAGGGATTATGTATGGATCACCACTGATCCCATTACAAGCCTTGTCCATGCCATGAATGCCACCACCATCTCCAATATGCAAGGAATTTTAGGAGTCAAGAGCTACTTTCCTGAAACTGGAGGCCACTTTAAAGAATTCCATCGTAGATTTCGCAAAAGGTTTAGGTCAGAACATCCTGAAGAGAATAATCATGAGCCAGATATTTTTGCTGCACAAGCTTATGATGCTGCATGGACTGTGGCCCTAGCAATGAGGGAAAGCAACAAAGTGCCTCCTCTTTTGTTAGAAAAAGTTTTTCATAGTGATTTTCATGGCTTAAGTGGAAAGGTTGAATTCATTGACAATAAATTAGTCTCTTTAAATATATTTCAGATTGTCAATGTGATGGGTAAGAGTTATAGAGAACTCGGATTTTGGTCATATGGACATGGTTTTTCGGAGCATATCAATGAAAATGCTGCTTACAACTCTTCCATGAAGGTTCTGGGACAAGTATTTTGGCCAGGGGGACCTTGGTATACTCCAAGAGGATGGACTCTACCAACAAGCACCAACCCACTGAAAATTGGT of Quercus lobata isolate SW786 chromosome 8, ValleyOak3.0 Primary Assembly, whole genome shotgun sequence contains these proteins:
- the LOC115956684 gene encoding glutamate receptor 2.8-like, encoding MDKLGPLWCFLVFVYIFTQTTKINGSTNTKGNDSVMGVIGAIVDNSSRIGKEERLAMKMALEDFYYKFNQSLVLEVRNSQGQPIQAALEAMDLINTQQVQAILGPQTWEETSLVAEVGSKSDIPIFSFANTIPKWAAERWPFLLQASTNEFNQMKAVAAIVESWEWQRVTVIYEDRDSSATSVLPHLSNALREVGAEISQLVALAPFASSSLSKELARLKEGQYRVFVVHLSLSLAEKLFEMAKRMKMIERDYVWITTDPITSLVHAMNATTISNMQGILGVKSYFPETGGHFKEFHRRFRKRFRSEHPEENNHEPDIFAAQAYDAAWTVALAMRESNKVPPLLLEKVFHSDFHGLSGKVEFIDNKLVSLNIFQIVNVMGKSYRELGFWSYGHGFSEHINENAAYNSSMKVLGQVFWPGGPWYTPRGWTLPTSTNPLKIGVPAAANFKEYVKVEYDQSESNISYTGFAIDVFKATLEELPFYLPYNFLPFNGTYNALVEQIQLKIFDAVVGDVTIVAGRYQYAEFTHPYTESGIVMVVPVISKTSNRAWLFMKPFTMAMWILTGVINFYNGFVIWLLERNNCPELKGSVLNQMGMLIWLAFNTLLSTNGARLHSNLSRMTMVVWLFVALVIMQTYTANLTSMLTVQHLGPTVTDIETLKSSNAIIGHCSGSFLSRYLVEVLHFNPNNIKTFSSTEAYAHALKNGEMAAAFLDVPLANLFLAKYCTGFTKAGPTYKVGGFGFAFPRGSPLLSSITEALLKVSESGQLRELENNMITSAKCEDVEPDKETPSLSPNSFLVLFILSGGTSTIALFVYILRVDKSILRHKIMWRVMRTIMGHWGSQKRRFSRRVSDVAENASNSPNTFELRNQV